One window of Candidatus Methylocalor cossyra genomic DNA carries:
- a CDS encoding DUF47 domain-containing protein, translating into MACGHLLSALFQNLERPEGYISAIKHREEIGDGLIAEAYDALESLPYSELVGLVQQFMRHLDDIVDGLNDTARVIDIFTPSEPELAAEQILDLVLEMVARLAVEMGDYPDNTLERVKDCRLALKRCEEKADGLYHEWRKSHRRLSTLSLISETDWTEILGILEGTTDACYHAALLLERITKWRLRQAS; encoded by the coding sequence ATGGCGTGCGGGCACCTGTTGAGCGCGCTGTTCCAGAACCTGGAGCGGCCGGAAGGTTACATCTCGGCGATCAAGCACCGGGAAGAAATAGGCGATGGCTTGATCGCCGAAGCCTACGATGCCTTAGAGTCGCTGCCCTACTCCGAGCTGGTGGGGCTGGTTCAGCAATTCATGCGTCACCTGGACGACATCGTCGACGGCTTGAACGATACTGCCCGGGTCATCGATATCTTCACCCCGAGCGAGCCCGAACTCGCGGCAGAACAGATTCTCGACCTGGTCCTGGAGATGGTGGCCCGTCTCGCGGTCGAGATGGGCGATTATCCCGACAACACCCTAGAGCGGGTCAAGGACTGCCGCTTAGCACTGAAACGTTGCGAGGAGAAGGCGGATGGACTATACCACGAATGGCGGAAGTCCCATCGCCGCCTCAGTACTCTGTCGCTGATCTCGGAGACCGACTGGACCGAGATCTTGGGCATCCTGGAAGGGACCACCGATGCCTGTTACCACGCGGCACTGCTCCTGGAGCGCATCACTAAATGGCGGTTGCGGCAAGCGTCCTAA
- a CDS encoding HMA2 domain-containing protein has protein sequence MKPVTRETVSIVHNKVPNRIRLRVPVIKNKATYAALLRQNLLRDSAARGIYHAEPNIITGTILIKYHPAFHNEADILRTVSQAAHRVADGGIEITAKHKEPKLGKMRPQAFFTRELLVSICGNVIAGLILAAVIAG, from the coding sequence ATGAAGCCTGTTACTCGAGAAACGGTTTCCATCGTCCATAACAAGGTACCGAACCGGATTCGCCTCCGGGTGCCGGTCATCAAGAACAAGGCGACCTATGCGGCGCTGCTGCGGCAGAATCTGCTCCGGGACAGCGCCGCCCGGGGGATCTACCATGCCGAGCCGAATATCATCACCGGCACCATCCTGATCAAGTATCACCCGGCCTTCCACAACGAAGCCGACATCCTGCGCACAGTGTCCCAGGCGGCCCATCGAGTGGCCGATGGCGGCATCGAGATCACTGCCAAGCACAAGGAACCGAAGCTCGGCAAGATGCGCCCGCAGGCCTTTTTTACCCGCGAATTGCTGGTCAGCATCTGCGGCAATGTGATCGCGGGCCTGATCCTCGCCGCCGTGATAGCAGGCTGA
- a CDS encoding sterol desaturase family protein, whose product MLRKLTPTEEGQPVEFKLPDLTATDWQAYLILGTLVLLFALEAPAARREQRPRLYRQSYFANLGTWLINDTLLSLLSVSSLWWLAERFADRGLLGGVADPLWKAVLSFVLLDLVLYFWHRANHAFGWLWMFHKVHHSDRVMNVTTAFRLHFMEVLLTLLVKALFIMVAGVDAALVVANETIMTLFVMFHHSNLSLPGLRRLAGVVIVPHLHRVHHSEKREEHDRNFGLVFSWWDRLFGTLAQAEPATIGLRDVESKGLWALVKFGLTWDTVPAPPVLPSTPCLRAMIAEAAYYRAEQRGFTPGHEIPDWIEAEREILRRF is encoded by the coding sequence ATGCTCAGGAAATTGACTCCAACCGAAGAGGGGCAGCCCGTGGAGTTCAAGCTGCCCGACCTCACGGCGACGGACTGGCAGGCGTATCTGATTCTGGGGACGCTGGTCCTGCTGTTCGCCTTGGAGGCGCCGGCGGCCCGCCGGGAGCAGCGACCACGGCTCTATCGGCAGTCCTATTTTGCTAACCTGGGTACCTGGCTGATCAACGACACGCTGTTGTCGCTGCTATCGGTGTCATCCTTGTGGTGGCTGGCGGAGCGATTCGCCGACCGGGGCTTGCTCGGGGGGGTGGCGGATCCGTTATGGAAAGCGGTGTTGTCCTTCGTTCTGCTGGACTTGGTGCTGTACTTCTGGCATCGCGCCAACCATGCCTTTGGCTGGCTGTGGATGTTTCACAAAGTCCACCACAGCGACCGGGTGATGAACGTGACCACGGCTTTTCGTCTCCATTTCATGGAAGTGTTGCTCACCCTGCTGGTGAAAGCCTTGTTCATCATGGTCGCCGGTGTGGATGCCGCCCTGGTGGTGGCCAATGAGACGATCATGACCTTGTTCGTGATGTTTCACCATTCCAATTTATCTTTGCCCGGTTTGCGCCGATTGGCCGGGGTGGTGATCGTCCCCCACCTGCATCGGGTTCACCATTCGGAGAAGCGCGAAGAGCACGACCGCAACTTCGGCTTGGTGTTTTCCTGGTGGGATCGCCTGTTCGGTACCCTGGCCCAGGCCGAGCCGGCCACCATTGGCCTGCGGGACGTGGAAAGCAAGGGGCTGTGGGCGCTGGTGAAATTCGGTCTGACCTGGGATACCGTCCCGGCTCCTCCGGTCTTGCCGAGCACCCCGTGCCTGCGGGCGATGATCGCGGAGGCGGCCTACTATAGGGCCGAACAGCGCGGCTTCACCCCCGGCCACGAGATACCGGATTGGATCGAGGCCGAACGGGAGATTCTGCGGCGGTTCTGA
- a CDS encoding roadblock/LC7 domain-containing protein yields MAQTAWVSILEQLNEGLAEVEASALVSQDGLALAMAARQPVDEDRIGALTAAVLSAGGRAANELRHGPVEQIIIKGRGGHILVVGSEKPAFLAVSAKPAAEIDAILPRAQRAMDNLCQLL; encoded by the coding sequence ATGGCTCAAACTGCATGGGTATCGATACTTGAGCAATTGAACGAGGGCCTGGCCGAGGTCGAGGCCTCGGCCCTGGTGTCCCAGGATGGCCTGGCGCTGGCCATGGCGGCACGTCAACCGGTCGACGAAGACCGTATCGGTGCTCTGACGGCGGCGGTCCTGTCGGCCGGGGGACGGGCGGCCAACGAGCTCCGCCATGGACCGGTGGAACAGATCATCATCAAGGGGCGGGGTGGCCACATCCTGGTCGTGGGTTCCGAGAAACCGGCCTTCCTGGCGGTTTCGGCGAAACCGGCGGCGGAAATCGATGCGATTCTGCCCCGCGCCCAACGGGCGATGGACAACCTCTGCCAATTGCTCTGA
- a CDS encoding protoglobin domain-containing protein, which yields MQDSELTALTRYAKSLAHLTPEQESFLLAHGPELKGHLPQITEYFYENLLAVPEAAAFLGERVDQLKKTHLAWLETVVTGPYDNAYTAYMYQVGKTHVLVNLPVEFMAGGMTLIMEAFHASLQTLYRNDPETLQAMVRALTSVLGFSLILMQKSYQLSANAEQLTRFLKITGISRELYTNMSKLYKE from the coding sequence ATGCAAGACTCCGAACTCACCGCCTTGACACGGTATGCCAAGTCGTTGGCCCATCTAACACCGGAACAGGAAAGCTTTCTGCTCGCCCATGGCCCCGAGTTGAAAGGCCACCTACCGCAGATCACCGAGTATTTTTACGAGAACCTGCTCGCGGTGCCGGAAGCGGCGGCCTTTTTGGGGGAGCGCGTCGACCAATTGAAAAAAACCCACTTGGCCTGGTTGGAAACCGTGGTGACCGGCCCTTACGACAATGCCTACACGGCCTACATGTACCAGGTGGGCAAAACCCACGTCCTGGTGAATCTGCCGGTGGAATTCATGGCCGGCGGGATGACCTTGATCATGGAGGCGTTTCATGCCAGTCTGCAAACCCTGTACCGTAACGATCCGGAAACATTGCAGGCGATGGTCCGGGCACTTACCAGTGTGTTGGGTTTCTCTTTGATTTTAATGCAAAAATCCTACCAGCTTTCGGCCAATGCCGAGCAACTCACCAGGTTTCTCAAGATCACAGGCATCAGTCGCGAGCTCTATACTAATATGTCCAAGCTCTATAAAGAGTAG